Within the Flavobacterium sp. CG_23.5 genome, the region TCCTAATTCTAAAAAATTTCCATCTTTAAAAAATGGAATAAACGTTTTCAGCATAAAAGGATGCATCACATCAAAATCGAAATTATAAGCGTATTTATGGTATTCCGTATCTTGCAGTTCTTTATTATAATCTCTATTATTGTTCATTCCTCCTTATTTTATAAATTAAAAAACAACTTTCTGAATCTTCTTTTAAATTTTCGAAATTAAGTTTTTTATATAAATTAATTGCGTTTATACTGTTTTTATTGACCTCTAATTCGATGAAATTGAGATTGTTTTCTTTTGTAAAAAGAATGGATGAAAGCAGCAATTGTTTTGCTATACTTTTTCCTTGATAATCCGGCGTCACACTTACATTAGTTATATACAAAAAACTATCTACTGGATTTAGATAAGCTGCTACCAAACCAATTAAGGTTGTTTTATTCCAAGCTTCAAATCGTACGGCTTTATTAAATAATTTTTCTGAATATTCTTTTAAAATCACTTTCGAACTTAAATACGGTACAAATTGAGCGTCGCATAATTTCAAATGAATAAAGATATCATCGGTAGTTGAACAATTTTGACAAAATTTTATTTCATCATTCATTTTCATCATTTATAAGTTCTGCAAAACCAAAACCATATTTTCCAAAATCATTACCATTATAAAGTAAAAAAACTTTATCCTTAACGCTGAAAACATGAGGATAACACATCATTTCAGAATCCCATTCTTTTGGGTTTTCAGAAATTGTAATCCCTGACAAACTATCGTTTCTTGTCCAATGAATTAAGTCCGATGAATAAGCGTATCCTAATTTATAACTTCTTTTTGAATTATCCCTAAAATCTGTTGCTTCTCTGAAACAAAAATACATATGATACGTATTCCCGATTTTAATTACTGTAGGCAAAGCCTGGCATTCATTTTGGTTTAAGACATCTGCAATAATTTGTTTGCCTTCTTCTTTTTGCCAATTTAATAAATCCTTTGAAATTGCATGACCTATTTTATAAACTCTAGCTACAGGTTCGCTTTCTGTTTTTGGTATCCATTTTGTACCAAAAATGTACCACATATGGTACATCTCATTATATTTTTGAACAAATCCATCGCCAACCAAAACTGGCTCTTTCAATGATGATGATAAGATCGGCCCATTTCCTAAACGTTGAAAAGTTTTTCCATTATCATTGCTCTGCGTAATTCCAATGGATGTCTCAACTGGAACAGAAATTCTTCGGTTCCATCCGCAGGTAAAGGCATAGATTTTATCATCTTCTTTAAAGGGATTTATAGGAAATATTCCGTGTTCATCAAAAGTTCCTAATTCACCCAAGCCAATCACCTCATTTTCTGAAAACAAAATAATTTTTTCCAAGTTTAGATCCATGTCAATATAAGAAATCAGACTTAAATACGCTCCTTTAGCATCTCGTTTTCTTGTAGAGAAATATATTCTCACAAAATCATCAAACACTATTGTTTGTGGCGATTGTGCGAATTCTGTACACCCATTGCCCAAGTGAATTTGAGTTGGATCAATAATTTTCCCTCTTTTTTTCCAAATCATAGCAATTCATTTTCTAAAACAGCCACTCCAAATCCTTGCTTCCCTACATGATTTCCTAAATAAAACATATACGTATTTCCGTTTAATTCAAAAACATGCGGATAACTAATCATTTCACTATCCCAACCTTCTTCAGAGACATCAATACCAACATGTTCATCGTTTCTATTCCAGTTGATTAAGTCTATTGACGAAGCATAACCAATACGATAACCATTTTCTTTTCCTCTATAATTTTTACTTCCTCGGTAACAGAAAAACATATGATATTTTCCGTTCTTATAAATTACATCTGGGCTGGCTTGCGCTTCATCTTCTCCTATTTCACTAGTTATTAAGTCGATGTCTACCTTTTTAAAACTAATTCCGTCATCAGAAATTGCAAGACGTATTTTATAAATTGGCTCCGGCTTTCCATTGTCTAAAATCCATTTATTTCCTGCAATATAAAACAAATACCATTTATTATTAAATCTCCTGATCTTTGGACCACTAATTACAAAGGGTTCATTTTGAGAATAAGAAATAATGGGACCGCTTCCGATTTTTTCAAATTGTTCTCCATTGTTGCTTTTTGCAAAACCTATCGCAACATTAAAAGGAACCGATTCACAACGAGTCCAACCAGCATAATAAGCCCAATATTCTTCCTCATTTTTAATCACAGAAACCGGATAGGTACCAAATTCATCAAAAGTTCCCAATGCACCTAATTTAAAAATAGGTTGTTGTGCTATTTTTAAAACACAAAAATTCTCGTCTAAATCGACGTATGCTGAATAACTTACGTATTGTCCGTTTTCATCGGGTTTTGGTCGACAAGAAAAATATACCTTGATGTAACCGTCAAAATGAAGCACATGAGGTGCTTGTGCAAACTCATTCATCCAGTCCGGAGTATTTTGTTCAGAGGGATTGAAAACCAATCCTAATTTTCTCCATTTTAATTGCGACATAATAGCCTTAAATTAGTATAAACTCGTTGTTTATGAATTTCTTGATAGTATCATTTGAGTTAAACATCATCACATCAATGATAGATAAAAAAGTTATGAATTCACTATCAAATTGTTTGTAAATGAACGAATTTGTTTTTATAAAATTTAAGACAATACCATTCTTCGAAAAGTCTTCTTTAGAATATAATCCTAATCCTCCTATTGTATTTATATATTGCTCCGCTGTTAGGAACTTGCAAATTTCCATTACCTTTTCAGAAGATTTTAAATTATGATTAATATCTAATTCAGAAGAAACAACAACTTCAGTGTTAATATCAAATCTTTTACAAAGTTTAGTCAGCGAATGATAAATAAAGTCAAATAAATTAATCGCATCGAATTCCATACATTCTTCCATTAAAGGAATAACCTCGTCAAAGTAAGGTGCTTTCCTATAGTTAGCTTTTACTTTATTGAGTAATTTTAATTTATCTTTTTCCCAAGTTTCTGACAAAACCCGTTGATTAATATGCAGATAATCGGAGCTCTTTTTTATAGGTAAGCTTATAATTTCATCTTTTCCGTTTACTAAAATTCGATTTCTATTAATCCATCCTTTTTTTGTGTATTCAATGTTGTCATAAATAACAAAAACATCCACCATATTGATTAATTGAAAGTAACCTATATAAGGTAAAAAATAAGGCTGCATAATAGCCACTTTCATTTCAGAATCGTATTTATGATAGAAACTATTGATTCTAAATTTGATTCTTCCAGTCCAACATATAACGGCAAACAAAGAACTCTCGAAGCGACGCTTTCAGAAATTGGCATTACATCTCCTTTGGCATACTCTATGGTATTCAAGGATGGATAAAAATAACGTCTTGGGAAAATCTGATTTTCATTTAAGTTTTGTTGAACTTGTAGCAATACCTTTTCATCTTCAAAAATTACAGGATAATAACTATAATTCCATCGTGTCTTTGCTCTAATTTTTAACGATTGCAGTTTTAAAAAGTTAAGGTTTTGATTGTAATAATCTGTTACTTTCTTTCTTTCCGTTAAAATTGCTCCCATATAGGGAAAAACCGACAATCCCATTGCGGCTTGTAATTCCGACATTTTAGCATTAATTCCGACACCATAAAAAGCCAAAGGTCCGTTATGACCAAAATTATGGCTATAAAACATTTCGTGATATAAGTTAGCATCATTGGCAAACATAGCCCCACCTTCCCCTGTATGAAACAATTTGGTGGCGTGAAAACTGCAAGTACTTATATCGCCATAAGAAAATAACGATTGCCCATTATAAGTTACGCCAAAAGCATGAGCGGCATCATAAATCACCTTCAAATTATGCTTTTTCGCAATCGCTTCGATCGCTTCAATAGCACAAGGATTTCCAAAAACGTGCGTCGCTAAAATAGCTGTTGTTTTATTCGTAATAGCTGCTTCAATCTTTGTTTCATCAATAGTGAGATATTCTGGATGAATATCTACAAAAACAGGTGTACAATTTTCCCAAACTATTGCTGCTGTCGTAGCCACATAGCTAAAGGGTGTGGTTATTATTTCGCCTTTCTTGCCTAATAATTTTAAAGCTATTTGCAATGGTATGGTACCATTAGTAGTACTAATAATATTGGAAGTATTGAGATATTCTTTTAATTTAGTTTCTAATTCTATGGCTAGCGGGCCACGATTCGTTATCCATTTCTGATCCCAAGCACGCTGTATTTGCTTCGTATATTCTTCAATGGGCGGCAAAAAAGTCTTCGTTACGTTTATCATTATAACAGTACTTGTGAATCAATTATTCCGTTTTTTTTTATAAATACCAATTCTACCAACCATAAAACCTGGGTTTGTAAAGGCCTGTTCATATCGGTTATCTCAAACAAGCGATATCCATTTTCATCCATAAAGTTAATCATTTTCAAAAAACTATTGTCAAATTCTTTAATTACTACTCCTGCTTCTACCATAAAGACTTCGGTTTTACCAAAGAAGCGAGTTGCTCCTTTCAACACCTCGATATCTAATCCTTCGGCGTCAATTTTTATAATATCCGGCACGGGCAATTTACTTTCTGCCAATAATGCATTCAAAGTGACCACAGGAATTTCAATTTGCTTGAATCCTAATGCTTCTGCTTCTGCTGGGCTATATCTAAAAGAGCAACTGTCATCTCTATCCACTATCGTAAATTGAAAAGATCCTTCTTTCGCACCTGCTCCAACGGGATGAAACTGAACTTTAGCATTGGTATCTAAAATATCCTGAAAGGAATCTTTTAACCAATGTTGGGGTTCTAACAATGTATAATATGCCTCTGGAAAATATGTTAATACTTCCCTTGTCCAAGTTCCGTGATTAGCGCCAACATCCACAATATGTTTTGGGGTAAACCCTATTACTTTTAGATTATTAAATAATATACTCAATAACTTGTTTTTATTAAACTTATCGACAGGGCTTTTTTGAATACTATTTCCTCTAATATATCCTAGCTTTGTTACAAAGGGATTTATTAGTTTAATCAGGACTTTTTTTATTGTTTTTTTCAAGATTTTATTTTTATGCCTTATTAAATTTGATCCCATGTAAAAATAGGCTTTATAAAACCGGGTTCTTTTCCCAGCCAAGCTCCTATTTCCCTATGCCCCTCTTGAACCGTAAAATTCATAATATCAGATTCCTTAAAGAGTGTTCTTTTAGCATCTTCGATAATATATAAATCCATGAAATAATTTCCAATGTTCAAAAACCCTTTTGGGAAAATGCATTTTAGATTATTCTCCCCATTTACTAATTTCATATCGGAATAAACATTAGAAAAGGTAAACAAAGCGTCTCCTTCATCTCCTTTTATTACGTACGTTAAATGCAATCTTTCTGCATTTTCTTTAATGATAATTCTAGTATTAAATTCGATTTCTTGTTCTTCATCTAAATTATCGTCCGATGATTTATCTTTTGGATTTATAAAAATTTCTTGCAATTTAAACGTTTTAAAATCGTAATTATCCCCAAATTTTTTATGATTTAAACTTTCTGAATCGCCGCTTAAATAATTAGCAACTGCATTTACTATATTTCCTTCAAAAACAGTTGATCCATTTTTTAAAACCAACCCTTTCGTACACAAACTCTTCACTGCTGCCATATTATGACTCACAAACAAAACCGTTCTTCCTTCTCCTTTAGAAATATCCTGCATCTTCCCAATGGCTTTTTTCTGGAACTCGGCATCGCCCACTGCCAAAACCTCGTCAATCACCAAAATCTCCGGTTCTAGAAATGCGGCTACGGCAAAAGCCAAACGCACGGTCATACCGGAACTGTAGCGTTTTACCGGCGTATCTATATAGCGCTCACAACCCGAGAAATCAATGATTTCGTCGAGTTTTGAGGTGATTTCTTTTTTG harbors:
- a CDS encoding GNAT family N-acetyltransferase gives rise to the protein MNDEIKFCQNCSTTDDIFIHLKLCDAQFVPYLSSKVILKEYSEKLFNKAVRFEAWNKTTLIGLVAAYLNPVDSFLYITNVSVTPDYQGKSIAKQLLLSSILFTKENNLNFIELEVNKNSINAINLYKKLNFENLKEDSESCFLIYKIRRNEQ
- a CDS encoding WbqC family protein, whose amino-acid sequence is MKVAIMQPYFLPYIGYFQLINMVDVFVIYDNIEYTKKGWINRNRILVNGKDEIISLPIKKSSDYLHINQRVLSETWEKDKLKLLNKVKANYRKAPYFDEVIPLMEECMEFDAINLFDFIYHSLTKLCKRFDINTEVVVSSELDINHNLKSSEKVMEICKFLTAEQYINTIGGLGLYSKEDFSKNGIVLNFIKTNSFIYKQFDSEFITFLSIIDVMMFNSNDTIKKFINNEFILI
- a CDS encoding DegT/DnrJ/EryC1/StrS family aminotransferase, with the protein product MINVTKTFLPPIEEYTKQIQRAWDQKWITNRGPLAIELETKLKEYLNTSNIISTTNGTIPLQIALKLLGKKGEIITTPFSYVATTAAIVWENCTPVFVDIHPEYLTIDETKIEAAITNKTTAILATHVFGNPCAIEAIEAIAKKHNLKVIYDAAHAFGVTYNGQSLFSYGDISTCSFHATKLFHTGEGGAMFANDANLYHEMFYSHNFGHNGPLAFYGVGINAKMSELQAAMGLSVFPYMGAILTERKKVTDYYNQNLNFLKLQSLKIRAKTRWNYSYYPVIFEDEKVLLQVQQNLNENQIFPRRYFYPSLNTIEYAKGDVMPISESVASRVLCLPLYVGLEESNLESIVSIINTILK
- a CDS encoding FkbM family methyltransferase, encoding MKKTIKKVLIKLINPFVTKLGYIRGNSIQKSPVDKFNKNKLLSILFNNLKVIGFTPKHIVDVGANHGTWTREVLTYFPEAYYTLLEPQHWLKDSFQDILDTNAKVQFHPVGAGAKEGSFQFTIVDRDDSCSFRYSPAEAEALGFKQIEIPVVTLNALLAESKLPVPDIIKIDAEGLDIEVLKGATRFFGKTEVFMVEAGVVIKEFDNSFLKMINFMDENGYRLFEITDMNRPLQTQVLWLVELVFIKKNGIIDSQVLL
- a CDS encoding polysaccharide ABC transporter ATP-binding protein: MSKNIILKAENISKQYRLGQVGTGTLSHDLNRWWYQVRGKENPYLKIGDVNDRSKKGSSDYVWALQDINFEVERGEVLGIIGKNGAGKSTLLKILSKVTAPTTGIIKSRGRIASLLEVGTGFNGEMTGRENIFLNGAILGMTKKEITSKLDEIIDFSGCERYIDTPVKRYSSGMTVRLAFAVAAFLEPEILVIDEVLAVGDAEFQKKAIGKMQDISKGEGRTVLFVSHNMAAVKSLCTKGLVLKNGSTVFEGNIVNAVANYLSGDSESLNHKKFGDNYDFKTFKLQEIFINPKDKSSDDNLDEEQEIEFNTRIIIKENAERLHLTYVIKGDEGDALFTFSNVYSDMKLVNGENNLKCIFPKGFLNIGNYFMDLYIIEDAKRTLFKESDIMNFTVQEGHREIGAWLGKEPGFIKPIFTWDQI